The following proteins are encoded in a genomic region of Gammaproteobacteria bacterium:
- a CDS encoding zinc-dependent alcohol dehydrogenase family protein, translating into MRAMLLERAGAPLVMTDRPVPIPGPGQILLRVRACGVCRTDLHICDGELAKPKLPLILGHEIVGEVVSCGAGVTDVATGARMGVPWLAHTCGRCRYCERGLENLCDHALFTGYQVDGGYAEYTLAEHRYCLPLPPGRTDADLAPLLCAGLIGYRALRLAGEAPRLGVYGFGAAAHIIAQIARHQGREVYAFTRPGDTDGQRFALQMGAAWAGDSDQMPPQVLDAALLFAPVGALVPAALKTVAKGGTVVCAGIHMSEIPAFPYEILWGERSVRSVANLTRRDGAEFMALLNEVPIHTHVQPFPLADANIALERLRAGRLQGAAVLKMPA; encoded by the coding sequence GGCGCCGCTGGTAATGACCGACCGTCCGGTGCCGATCCCTGGACCGGGCCAGATCCTGCTGCGCGTGCGTGCCTGCGGTGTCTGCCGCACTGATCTGCATATTTGCGACGGCGAACTGGCAAAACCGAAACTGCCGTTGATCCTGGGCCATGAGATCGTGGGCGAAGTTGTTTCCTGTGGTGCCGGCGTGACGGATGTCGCGACGGGTGCACGCATGGGGGTGCCATGGCTGGCGCACACCTGCGGCCGCTGCCGCTATTGCGAACGGGGTCTCGAGAATCTCTGCGATCACGCCCTGTTCACCGGCTATCAGGTCGACGGCGGCTACGCCGAATACACCCTGGCCGAGCACCGCTATTGCCTGCCATTGCCGCCCGGCCGCACCGATGCCGATCTCGCGCCGCTCCTGTGCGCCGGCTTGATCGGTTACCGCGCCCTGCGCCTGGCCGGTGAGGCCCCGCGTCTGGGCGTCTATGGCTTCGGCGCGGCGGCGCACATCATCGCCCAGATTGCCCGGCATCAGGGCCGTGAGGTGTATGCCTTCACCCGGCCCGGCGACACGGATGGGCAGCGGTTCGCACTGCAAATGGGCGCGGCATGGGCCGGCGATTCGGATCAGATGCCGCCGCAGGTGCTGGACGCGGCGTTGTTGTTCGCGCCGGTGGGCGCACTGGTGCCGGCGGCGCTCAAAACCGTGGCCAAGGGCGGGACCGTCGTGTGTGCCGGCATCCACATGAGCGAGATACCCGCGTTCCCGTATGAGATCCTGTGGGGCGAACGCAGTGTGCGTTCGGTGGCCAATCTGACCCGCCGCGACGGCGCGGAGTTCATGGCGTTGCTGAACGAGGTGCCCATACACACCCATGTCCAGCCCTTCCCGCTCGCCGATGCCAACATCGCCCTCGAACGATTGCGCGCCGGCCGGTTGCAGGGCGCAGCGGTGCTCAAAATGCCGGCATGA
- a CDS encoding protein kinase, with amino-acid sequence MSESFHRDALAGGSRLHWYVIDKVLGQGGFGITYLARDENLHQPVAIKEYLPRDLALRQQDDSVQPMSGEQGAQFLWGLERFTSEARTLAQFRHPNIVRVLTVFEENNTAYMVMEYEQGQGLHEILSERKTLPQQELENILMPLMEGLEKVHAAGFIHRDIKPANIFIRAGGSPVLLDFGSARQALGEQTRTLTSLVSPGYAPFEQYTTRGEEKQGPWTDIYGLGATLYRAVTGRSPCDAVDRSEALLHTARDDYVSCTDIGRGKYSEIWLRAIDHALGFRPQDRPQSIAAWRREFTAPTAEAPTVAAAAVPRPVKPARNIAPASSPVGAPQPRRSRRWLPALMALAAALAFLKFAHLPKHPHPVAESPAASAAAPAPQAATETATTATTPQPATSAAPSSTAEATPTQKGNTENPSEPVAPAPTAGQSATASKEASGAPATDTASAEDAQSDRPLKGGRELAPGQLRKRRQEVEQLASSAKEEAQRGDYRNALRDVQQALKLAPNNPRLLEVRRELIQQYRNRQER; translated from the coding sequence ATGTCCGAATCATTTCATCGTGATGCCCTGGCCGGGGGCAGCCGCCTGCACTGGTACGTAATAGACAAGGTGCTGGGACAGGGCGGCTTCGGCATCACCTATCTCGCCCGCGACGAAAATCTGCATCAGCCGGTCGCCATCAAGGAGTATCTGCCGCGCGACCTGGCGTTGCGGCAGCAGGACGATTCCGTGCAGCCGATGTCCGGCGAGCAGGGCGCGCAGTTCCTGTGGGGGCTGGAACGTTTCACCAGCGAGGCGCGCACGCTGGCGCAATTCCGTCATCCCAACATCGTGCGCGTGCTGACGGTGTTCGAGGAAAACAATACCGCCTACATGGTGATGGAGTACGAGCAGGGGCAGGGGCTGCATGAAATCCTGAGCGAGCGCAAGACGCTGCCGCAGCAGGAACTCGAGAACATCCTGATGCCGCTCATGGAGGGTCTGGAAAAGGTGCACGCCGCGGGCTTCATCCACCGTGACATCAAGCCCGCGAATATCTTCATCCGCGCCGGCGGCAGCCCCGTGTTGCTCGATTTCGGTTCCGCGCGGCAGGCGCTGGGCGAACAGACCCGGACCCTGACCAGCCTGGTGTCGCCCGGATACGCGCCCTTTGAGCAATACACGACCAGGGGCGAGGAAAAACAGGGGCCGTGGACGGACATTTACGGTCTGGGCGCCACGCTTTATCGCGCCGTCACCGGGCGTTCCCCCTGCGATGCCGTGGATCGAAGCGAGGCCCTGCTGCATACCGCGCGCGATGATTACGTCTCCTGCACGGATATCGGCCGCGGCAAATACAGCGAAATATGGCTGCGGGCCATTGATCATGCCCTGGGCTTTCGCCCCCAGGATCGGCCGCAAAGCATCGCCGCATGGCGTCGGGAATTTACCGCTCCAACTGCGGAGGCGCCCACAGTCGCGGCCGCCGCCGTACCGCGGCCCGTCAAACCGGCCCGCAATATCGCGCCCGCGTCATCGCCCGTTGGAGCGCCACAGCCACGCCGATCACGGCGATGGCTGCCGGCGCTGATGGCGCTGGCCGCGGCCCTGGCGTTTCTCAAGTTCGCGCATTTGCCGAAACATCCACATCCGGTCGCGGAATCGCCGGCCGCGTCAGCTGCCGCGCCGGCGCCGCAGGCGGCGACGGAAACGGCAACCACTGCAACGACGCCGCAGCCGGCGACTTCTGCCGCGCCATCTTCCACTGCCGAGGCAACCCCGACGCAAAAGGGCAATACAGAAAACCCGTCTGAGCCGGTCGCGCCTGCGCCGACTGCGGGGCAGTCAGCGACGGCATCCAAGGAAGCGTCCGGTGCGCCGGCCACGGATACGGCTTCCGCCGAGGACGCACAGAGCGACCGCCCACTCAAGGGCGGGCGTGAGCTGGCCCCGGGCCAGCTCAGGAAACGCCGGCAGGAGGTGGAACAGCTGGCCTCGAGTGCCAAGGAAGAGGCGCAGCGCGGCGATTACCGGAATGCGTTGCGAGATGTGCAGCAGGCATTGAAGCTCGCGCCGAACAATCCGCGGTTGCTGGAGGTGCGCCGCGAATTGATACAACAATACAGAAACAGGCAGGAACGTTGA
- a CDS encoding carbon starvation CstA family protein, protein MSTIVRSSAGWMSGAMAGVLAVAAAGALGAIALHRGETVSSLWFIVAAVCVYTLGYRFYAAFVAARVLSLDATRATPAERFNDGRDFVPTNKWVVFGHHFAAIAGPGPLIGPTLAAQFGYLPGTLWILIGAVLGGCVQDFVILFCSIRRDGRSLGQMARDELGPLGGAAALIGVMMIMIILIAVLGLVVVNAMKHSPWGTSTVAATIPIAMLIGLYMRYLRPGRVLEATAIGVALLLLSVWGGGIVDQHPMLRTWFDYDGPELALMIIIYGFAAAVLPVWLLIAPRDYLSTFMKIGTILALACAIIILRPEVKMPALSRFIDGTGPIFGGKLFPFVFITIACGAISGFHALISSGTTPKMITSERDARFIGYGAMAMESFVAIMAMIAATVLEPGVYFAINSPPGVVGAEAAKAVAVISGWGFPVTTDQMQALAKEMGESTLFARTGGAPSLAVGMASIFGNTFGGAALAVWYHFAIMFEALFILTTLSAGTRVARFMLQDMLGNAIPVLGRTSWYPSVLLCSGGVVAAWGYFLYAGTKDPLGGINSLWPLFGIANQMLAAIALCVATTILIKSGVRTGRVHYAAITGLPLLWLVTITSTAAWEKLFSPELRVGFLAHARDLGDKLAAGALSPDQAAAVSQLIFNDYLDAALAAFFLLITWLLLFETLRTCRAVLEGRHHEPLSEAPYIPTRLAEV, encoded by the coding sequence ATGTCCACCATTGTCCGCAGTTCCGCCGGCTGGATGTCGGGCGCGATGGCGGGCGTGCTCGCGGTTGCCGCCGCGGGCGCGCTCGGGGCCATCGCCCTGCATCGCGGCGAGACCGTGAGCAGCCTGTGGTTCATCGTCGCGGCCGTATGCGTGTACACGCTGGGCTATCGTTTCTACGCCGCCTTCGTGGCGGCCAGGGTGCTCTCGCTGGACGCCACGCGCGCCACGCCCGCCGAACGCTTCAACGACGGGCGCGATTTCGTGCCGACCAACAAGTGGGTCGTCTTCGGCCACCACTTCGCGGCCATCGCCGGGCCGGGGCCGCTGATCGGCCCGACGCTAGCCGCGCAGTTCGGATATCTGCCGGGAACGCTGTGGATTTTGATCGGTGCGGTGCTTGGCGGCTGCGTGCAGGACTTCGTGATCCTGTTCTGCTCCATACGCCGCGACGGGCGCTCGTTGGGGCAGATGGCCCGCGATGAGCTGGGGCCGCTGGGCGGCGCGGCGGCGCTCATCGGCGTCATGATGATCATGATCATTCTCATCGCCGTGCTGGGACTGGTCGTGGTCAACGCCATGAAACACAGCCCGTGGGGCACCTCCACCGTCGCCGCCACCATTCCCATCGCCATGTTGATCGGCCTGTACATGCGTTACCTCCGTCCCGGCCGCGTGCTGGAGGCGACCGCGATCGGCGTGGCGCTGCTGCTGCTGTCGGTGTGGGGCGGCGGCATCGTCGATCAGCATCCCATGCTGCGCACCTGGTTCGATTACGACGGGCCCGAACTCGCGCTCATGATCATCATCTATGGCTTCGCGGCGGCGGTGCTGCCGGTGTGGCTGTTGATTGCGCCGCGCGATTATCTTTCCACCTTCATGAAGATCGGCACCATCCTTGCCCTAGCCTGCGCGATCATCATTCTGCGACCGGAGGTGAAGATGCCGGCGTTGTCACGCTTCATCGACGGCACCGGCCCCATCTTCGGCGGAAAATTATTTCCGTTCGTGTTCATCACCATTGCCTGCGGCGCCATCTCCGGCTTTCACGCGCTGATTTCCTCAGGCACCACGCCCAAGATGATCACCAGTGAGAGGGACGCGCGTTTCATCGGTTACGGCGCCATGGCGATGGAGTCGTTCGTGGCAATCATGGCGATGATTGCGGCCACGGTGCTGGAACCGGGCGTGTACTTCGCCATCAACAGCCCGCCGGGCGTGGTCGGGGCCGAGGCGGCGAAGGCGGTGGCGGTGATCAGCGGCTGGGGGTTCCCGGTCACCACCGATCAAATGCAGGCGCTGGCGAAGGAAATGGGTGAAAGCACCCTGTTCGCGCGCACCGGCGGCGCGCCGTCGCTGGCCGTGGGCATGGCGAGTATTTTCGGCAACACCTTCGGCGGCGCGGCGCTCGCCGTCTGGTATCACTTCGCCATCATGTTCGAGGCCCTGTTCATCCTGACCACGCTCTCCGCCGGCACCCGCGTGGCGCGTTTCATGCTGCAGGACATGCTCGGCAATGCCATTCCCGTCCTGGGACGCACCAGCTGGTATCCCAGCGTTCTTTTGTGCAGCGGCGGGGTCGTGGCTGCGTGGGGATACTTCCTCTACGCCGGCACCAAGGATCCGCTCGGTGGCATCAACAGCCTGTGGCCGCTGTTCGGCATCGCCAATCAAATGCTGGCCGCCATCGCGTTGTGCGTGGCCACCACCATCCTGATCAAGTCCGGCGTGAGAACGGGCCGGGTGCATTACGCGGCGATCACCGGATTACCACTGCTCTGGCTGGTGACCATCACCAGTACAGCGGCATGGGAAAAGCTCTTCAGCCCGGAGTTGCGCGTCGGCTTCCTTGCCCACGCGCGGGATCTCGGCGACAAACTGGCCGCGGGCGCGCTGTCCCCGGACCAGGCGGCGGCGGTATCCCAGCTCATCTTCAACGATTACCTCGACGCCGCACTGGCGGCGTTTTTTCTGTTGATTACCTGGCTGCTGCTGTTCGAGACTTTACGCACCTGCCGCGCGGTGCTCGAGGGCCGCCATCACGAGCCGCTCAGCGAGGCGCCCTACATTCCCACCCGGCTGGCGGAGGTCTGA
- a CDS encoding YbdD/YjiX family protein: MEQLRNAFRRFWGWVRAVSGDDAYERYLAHHRDQHPGSAPLTRGEFFRSEQERRWEKSNRCC; encoded by the coding sequence ATGGAACAATTGCGAAATGCTTTCCGGCGATTCTGGGGGTGGGTCCGCGCCGTCAGCGGCGACGATGCTTATGAGCGCTACCTCGCGCATCACCGCGATCAACATCCCGGCAGCGCGCCGCTCACTCGCGGGGAATTTTTCCGCAGCGAGCAGGAACGCCGGTGGGAAAAATCAAATCGTTGTTGCTAA